The Corynebacterium tuberculostearicum genome window below encodes:
- a CDS encoding 6PGD fold domain-containing protein: protein MRPPRMRVALFGRSLAGFTLANAMERAGHEVQMLSDPAELASFEALIIAVGDARLEATVELLEPHVHHGLIVFHTCLSRGVQVLDPLETRGCVVAALAPFALMRWAVTTLDELGETVVELNITEFRGEAVALSDAERPAFAARAYYAEMLRRLHISAAVDARFFPSAEEKPMVGEDMDTEEIIAAYRGATDPGLRRSYVEVARRLGEVDGREELEMWALQEESR, encoded by the coding sequence ATGCGCCCGCCACGCATGCGGGTAGCCCTTTTTGGCCGGAGCCTGGCCGGATTTACCTTGGCCAATGCCATGGAACGCGCCGGCCATGAGGTGCAGATGCTCTCGGACCCGGCCGAACTTGCCTCTTTTGAGGCCCTCATCATCGCCGTGGGCGATGCCCGCTTAGAAGCCACCGTGGAACTTCTTGAACCCCACGTCCACCACGGGCTTATCGTGTTCCACACTTGCCTCTCGCGCGGTGTCCAAGTGCTAGATCCGCTAGAAACGCGCGGCTGTGTCGTTGCGGCACTCGCCCCATTTGCACTCATGCGCTGGGCCGTGACCACCCTGGACGAGCTGGGCGAGACTGTGGTGGAGCTCAATATCACCGAGTTCCGCGGCGAAGCCGTCGCGCTTTCCGATGCCGAACGTCCTGCCTTTGCCGCCCGCGCCTACTACGCCGAGATGCTGCGGCGCTTGCACATCTCTGCGGCGGTCGATGCTCGTTTCTTTCCCTCTGCAGAGGAAAAGCCCATGGTGGGTGAGGACATGGACACCGAAGAAATCATCGCCGCCTATCGCGGCGCCACCGACCCCGGCCTGCGCCGCAGCTACGTGGAGGTTGCCCGCCGCCTAGGTGAGGTAGACGGCCGCGAGGAGCTGGAAATGTGGGCCCTACAAGAGGAGAGCCGATGA
- a CDS encoding DUF6779 domain-containing protein has translation MTEPRSSSSKTPAKTTKPDLGQIGLIVLVVLAVVASIVMLISGSAAALKIALIAALWAAVLGFFLVMRYRRKAEESVTKLELQERAHRAELKQARAADGQPLPDQELLDEIRTELASIRKQIEDLSGQDFTYEPAALHAEARRIMQLEAQTAAATRPGSEEGNVDFTQSSSGAPSADAIAGRLGNQPSAAHAESNPLNDIISEKTRAQRTSGKTSGASTFNTGGFQAVRWDTGGDDSLKNTRTSAASEHHGSHRKPEAATKANDETQDIPQQAAPQRDERAEYPGSGQHVAPEKSEPVRQKAARSHHRAAAEEPDSRGRRRSDDKREGAVSVAELLAQAKKKDK, from the coding sequence ATGACTGAGCCGCGCTCTTCTTCTAGCAAAACTCCCGCCAAGACGACCAAGCCGGATCTGGGCCAGATCGGGCTCATCGTCCTCGTGGTGCTGGCCGTTGTAGCCAGCATCGTCATGCTGATTTCCGGCTCTGCCGCAGCCCTTAAGATTGCGCTCATCGCCGCTTTGTGGGCCGCCGTGCTTGGCTTCTTCCTGGTGATGCGCTACCGCCGCAAGGCCGAGGAGTCCGTGACCAAGCTGGAGCTGCAGGAGCGCGCTCACCGCGCTGAGCTTAAGCAGGCCCGCGCCGCCGACGGCCAGCCCCTGCCGGATCAAGAATTGCTGGATGAGATCCGCACCGAGCTGGCTTCCATCCGCAAGCAGATCGAGGATCTTTCCGGCCAGGACTTCACCTATGAGCCGGCCGCCCTGCACGCCGAGGCGCGCCGCATCATGCAGCTCGAGGCCCAGACCGCGGCCGCTACTCGCCCTGGCTCTGAGGAAGGCAATGTGGACTTCACCCAGTCCTCCTCCGGCGCCCCGTCCGCCGATGCCATCGCCGGCCGATTGGGCAATCAGCCGTCCGCGGCGCACGCCGAGTCCAACCCGCTCAATGACATCATCAGCGAAAAGACTCGTGCGCAGCGCACCTCCGGCAAGACTTCTGGTGCCTCCACCTTCAATACTGGTGGCTTCCAAGCCGTGCGCTGGGATACCGGCGGCGATGATTCCCTGAAGAACACCCGCACGTCCGCGGCCAGCGAGCACCACGGCAGCCACCGCAAGCCAGAGGCTGCCACCAAGGCCAACGATGAGACCCAGGATATTCCGCAGCAGGCGGCGCCGCAGCGCGATGAGCGCGCGGAGTACCCGGGCTCCGGTCAGCACGTGGCTCCAGAAAAGTCCGAGCCGGTGCGCCAGAAGGCAGCCCGCTCCCATCACCGCGCAGCCGCCGAAGAACCCGATTCCCGTGGCCGCCGCCGCAGCGACGATAAGCGCGAGGGCGCGGTATCCGTGGCCGAGCTGCTGGCCCAGGCGAAGAAGAAGGATAAATAA
- a CDS encoding DUF3180 domain-containing protein, producing the protein MTRTSLGALIGTGVFFAAAAAILTTRFYGSMLQIPVTVSATLWLMAVVCLALTWKVDQATEDEHGIGLDNSQLNPMTITQFMLVGKASAWTGSIVGGIYAGIAVYVIPNAGTLTAASDDLVGVIASALGGLAMAAAGLRLERHCETPPPPDGVQAVH; encoded by the coding sequence ATGACACGGACCTCGCTGGGTGCCCTCATCGGCACCGGGGTCTTCTTTGCCGCCGCCGCGGCCATACTCACCACGCGCTTTTATGGCTCCATGCTGCAAATTCCGGTAACGGTCTCGGCCACGCTGTGGCTCATGGCCGTTGTCTGTCTGGCGCTGACCTGGAAGGTGGATCAAGCCACCGAGGACGAGCATGGCATTGGCCTGGATAATTCGCAGCTCAACCCCATGACCATCACGCAGTTCATGCTGGTAGGAAAGGCCTCGGCATGGACGGGTTCCATCGTGGGTGGCATTTATGCCGGCATTGCCGTCTACGTCATTCCTAACGCCGGTACGCTCACTGCGGCCTCCGATGACCTCGTGGGCGTCATTGCCTCCGCGCTCGGTGGCCTCGCGATGGCCGCGGCTGGCCTGCGGCTAGAGCGACACTGCGAGACCCCGCCCCCACCAGATGGGGTACAAGCGGTACATTAG
- the folK gene encoding 2-amino-4-hydroxy-6-hydroxymethyldihydropteridine diphosphokinase codes for MRAVLSIGSNMDDRVELLRTVFDEFAGEIVAASPVYATPPWGVTDQDEFLNAVLIVDVDETPKELLRRGQKLEESAERVRVRHWGPRTLDVDIVDIEGYTSDDPELIVPHPYAHERAFVLIPWLAADAGARLSGEGVAKRVAALDPKERADIRRLGMMEEL; via the coding sequence ATGCGTGCGGTGCTGTCTATCGGCTCCAATATGGATGACCGCGTGGAGCTTCTGCGCACGGTATTCGACGAGTTCGCCGGCGAGATCGTCGCCGCCTCGCCCGTCTATGCCACCCCTCCGTGGGGCGTGACGGACCAGGATGAATTCCTCAACGCGGTGCTCATCGTGGACGTCGACGAGACCCCGAAGGAACTGCTGCGCCGCGGGCAGAAGCTTGAAGAGTCCGCCGAGCGCGTCCGCGTGCGCCACTGGGGACCGCGCACGCTGGATGTGGACATCGTCGACATTGAAGGTTATACCTCCGACGACCCGGAGCTTATCGTCCCGCATCCTTATGCCCACGAGCGCGCCTTCGTGCTGATTCCGTGGTTGGCGGCCGATGCTGGTGCTAGGTTGAGTGGGGAGGGCGTCGCCAAGCGGGTAGCAGCACTCGACCCGAAAGAGCGCGCCGATATTCGCCGGCTGGGCATGATGGAGGAGCTATGA
- the folB gene encoding dihydroneopterin aldolase produces the protein MADRIELIGLECFGYHGVFEEEKRTGQPFIVDITCWSEFAEAAATDDLTKTINYAELADVAAKIIEGPARDLIETVASEVADTIMETFEGLHAVEVTLHKPQAPIPRTFADVAVVARRSRKHARTL, from the coding sequence ATGGCAGACCGCATCGAGCTCATCGGCCTAGAATGCTTTGGCTACCACGGCGTCTTCGAGGAAGAAAAGCGCACCGGCCAACCCTTCATCGTGGATATCACCTGCTGGTCCGAGTTCGCCGAGGCCGCCGCCACCGATGATCTGACCAAGACCATCAATTACGCCGAGCTTGCCGACGTCGCCGCGAAAATCATCGAAGGCCCCGCCCGCGACCTCATCGAGACCGTCGCCAGCGAGGTCGCCGATACCATCATGGAGACCTTCGAGGGCCTGCATGCCGTGGAGGTCACCCTGCACAAGCCGCAGGCGCCGATTCCGCGCACTTTTGCCGACGTCGCCGTGGTCGCCCGCCGCTCCCGCAAGCACGCGAGGACCCTCTAA
- the folP gene encoding dihydropteroate synthase, with translation MQQATSVSDLSIANRTLVMGIVNVTEDSFSDGGKWLDVDAAINHARELVAQGADMIDVGGESTRPGAVRVEADVEKRRVVPVIKALSELGIRTSVDTMRASVARAAAAAGVDMINDVSGGLADPEMYRAMAEAGVPVCLMHWRTLQEGAFGSAAGSADHGGDVVRDVHETLERLANNALAAGVRRDNIVLDPGLGFAKTPQDNWALLKALPEFLDAEFPMLVGASRKRFLAAIREDRGVESSPLLADPATAAVTAISAQMGAWGVRVHEVAVSRDAVDVAAAWNAGDGYKGGANASGSYSNGADGNGTMKSTALPRNPKE, from the coding sequence ATGCAGCAGGCAACCTCGGTATCGGATCTGAGCATCGCCAACCGCACGCTGGTGATGGGCATTGTCAACGTCACGGAGGATTCCTTCTCCGATGGCGGTAAGTGGTTGGACGTCGACGCCGCCATCAACCACGCCCGCGAACTCGTGGCGCAAGGCGCGGACATGATTGACGTCGGCGGCGAGTCCACCCGGCCGGGTGCGGTGCGGGTGGAGGCGGACGTCGAAAAGCGCCGCGTGGTTCCCGTCATTAAGGCGCTGAGTGAGCTGGGCATCCGCACCTCCGTGGATACGATGCGCGCCTCGGTGGCCCGTGCGGCCGCAGCGGCCGGCGTGGACATGATTAATGACGTCTCCGGTGGCCTGGCCGATCCGGAGATGTATCGCGCGATGGCAGAGGCTGGCGTACCCGTGTGCCTGATGCACTGGCGCACGCTGCAGGAAGGCGCCTTTGGCTCCGCGGCCGGAAGCGCCGACCACGGCGGCGATGTGGTGCGCGATGTGCATGAGACCCTCGAGCGCCTGGCGAATAACGCGCTGGCGGCCGGCGTGCGCCGCGATAATATCGTGCTCGATCCGGGCCTGGGCTTTGCCAAAACCCCGCAGGATAACTGGGCGCTGCTCAAGGCCCTGCCGGAGTTCCTCGACGCCGAATTCCCCATGCTGGTGGGCGCTTCCCGCAAGCGCTTCCTCGCCGCCATCCGGGAGGACCGCGGCGTGGAGTCCAGCCCGTTGCTGGCCGATCCCGCGACTGCGGCCGTGACCGCCATTTCCGCCCAGATGGGCGCGTGGGGCGTGCGCGTGCATGAAGTCGCCGTCTCCCGCGACGCCGTCGATGTTGCGGCCGCGTGGAACGCCGGCGATGGCTACAAGGGTGGGGCCAATGCCAGCGGCAGCTATAGCAATGGCGCCGATGGCAATGGCACCATGAAATCCACCGCCCTACCGCGCAACCCGAAGGAGTAA
- the folE gene encoding GTP cyclohydrolase I FolE, protein MPDNHIPARAAFDQDRAEAAVRELLLAVGEDPDREGLRETPARVARAYREVFAGLHEDPTEVLHKTFAEDHQELVLVRDIPIYSTCEHHLVPFYGVAHIGYIPGKDGHVTGLSKLARLADMYAKRPQVQERLTQQVADALVEVLGAQSVIVVIECEHLCMAMRGIRKPGATTTTSAVRGGFKNNAASRAEVLSLIRS, encoded by the coding sequence ATGCCTGATAATCACATTCCCGCTCGCGCCGCCTTTGACCAAGACCGGGCGGAGGCAGCGGTGCGTGAGCTGCTCCTTGCGGTAGGGGAGGACCCTGACCGCGAGGGCTTGCGCGAAACCCCGGCCCGCGTGGCCCGCGCCTACCGCGAGGTCTTCGCCGGACTGCACGAGGACCCGACCGAGGTCCTGCACAAGACCTTCGCTGAGGACCACCAAGAACTGGTTCTGGTGCGCGATATCCCCATTTATTCCACCTGCGAGCACCACCTAGTGCCGTTCTACGGCGTGGCGCATATTGGCTACATCCCGGGCAAGGACGGCCACGTTACCGGTTTGAGCAAGCTTGCTCGCCTGGCGGATATGTACGCCAAGCGTCCCCAGGTCCAAGAGCGCCTCACCCAGCAGGTAGCGGACGCCTTGGTGGAGGTCCTCGGTGCGCAGTCCGTCATCGTGGTCATTGAGTGCGAGCACCTGTGCATGGCCATGCGCGGCATTCGCAAGCCGGGTGCGACGACGACCACCTCCGCGGTGCGCGGCGGCTTCAAAAATAATGCCGCCTCCCGCGCCGAGGTGCTCAGCCTGATTCGCAGCTAA
- the ftsH gene encoding ATP-dependent zinc metalloprotease FtsH, translated as MKNNKILRYGGIAALILIALYAFTFFSNDARGYVQADTSVALTQLKDKNVNEVEIDDREQRLRIKLKDEITVDERDGVQEIVAKYPARASEQVFNAVKDSGAEKYQTNVTQESFLGSMLSMLLPMIILFGVLFWLMSRMQQGAGGMFGIGGSKAKELTKDMPTNTFEDVAGADEAVDELQEIKDFLDDPTRYHDLGAKIPRGVLLYGPPGTGKTLLARAVAGEAGVPFYSISGSDFVEMFVGVGASRVRDLFKQAKENSPCIIFVDEIDAVGRQRGSGTGGGHDEREQTLNQLLVEMDGFGDREGVILIAATNRPDILDPALLRPGRFDRQIPVTNPDLAGREQILRVHAKNKPLAEEVDVAQLAKRTAGMSGADLANVLNEAALLTARIGGNVITYDALEEATDRVVGGPRRQGKIISEHEKKVTAYHEGGHTLSAWALKDIERVYKVTILARGRTGGHAMTSQEDDKGMYTRDELFSRLVFAMGGRAAEELVFGAPTTGASSDIENATKIARSMLTEYGFSPDLGTVKYGKEQGDPFSQMGGGGSIDYSDEVASKIDEQMRYLLERAHEQAYDILRNNRYYLDKLAEALLEKETLRRPDLERIFDGIEPREAFDVFPGEDDRFPRQIGYAPVKTPVELAKERGEELPKRMTLLDASRAARERRLAGEEPKGEVGFNFGQHAGDYVDPDTARELGRGTAKESAESKPAQPAQQSRDAQSAPASESSARPAARPATGGGKHHKPDAGANADAETSQWFTPGWDEKDRRKNPYAREDDKQEDN; from the coding sequence ATGAAAAACAACAAGATTCTTCGCTACGGCGGGATTGCGGCCCTCATCCTTATCGCGCTGTACGCCTTTACCTTCTTTAGCAACGACGCCCGCGGCTACGTGCAAGCGGATACCTCCGTTGCGCTGACCCAGCTCAAAGACAAAAACGTCAATGAGGTGGAAATCGATGACCGCGAGCAGCGCCTGCGCATCAAGCTCAAGGACGAAATCACGGTAGACGAGCGCGACGGCGTGCAGGAGATCGTGGCCAAGTACCCGGCCCGCGCCTCCGAGCAGGTCTTTAACGCCGTCAAGGATTCCGGTGCCGAAAAGTACCAGACCAATGTCACGCAGGAATCCTTCTTGGGCTCCATGCTCAGCATGCTGCTGCCGATGATCATCCTCTTCGGCGTGCTCTTCTGGCTCATGTCCCGCATGCAGCAGGGCGCTGGTGGCATGTTTGGCATCGGTGGTTCCAAGGCCAAGGAATTGACCAAGGATATGCCGACCAATACCTTTGAGGACGTGGCCGGCGCGGACGAGGCCGTGGACGAGCTGCAAGAGATCAAGGACTTCCTGGATGACCCCACCCGCTACCACGACCTAGGCGCCAAGATCCCGCGCGGCGTGCTGCTTTATGGCCCTCCGGGTACCGGTAAGACCTTGCTTGCCCGCGCCGTGGCTGGCGAGGCCGGCGTGCCGTTTTATTCCATCTCCGGTTCTGACTTTGTGGAGATGTTCGTCGGCGTGGGTGCCTCCCGCGTGCGCGACCTGTTCAAGCAGGCGAAGGAAAATAGCCCCTGCATCATCTTCGTGGACGAGATTGACGCCGTGGGCCGCCAGCGCGGTTCCGGTACCGGCGGCGGCCACGATGAGCGCGAGCAGACCCTCAACCAGCTGCTGGTAGAAATGGACGGCTTTGGTGACCGCGAGGGCGTAATCCTCATCGCCGCCACCAACCGCCCGGATATCCTGGATCCGGCGCTGCTGCGCCCAGGCCGCTTCGACCGCCAGATTCCGGTCACCAACCCGGACTTGGCCGGCCGCGAGCAGATCCTGCGCGTGCATGCAAAGAATAAACCGCTGGCAGAAGAGGTTGACGTAGCGCAGCTGGCCAAGCGCACCGCCGGCATGTCCGGCGCGGACCTGGCCAATGTGCTCAACGAGGCCGCTTTGCTGACCGCCCGCATCGGCGGCAACGTCATCACCTACGACGCTTTGGAAGAGGCGACCGACCGCGTGGTGGGCGGCCCGCGCCGCCAGGGCAAGATTATCTCCGAGCACGAGAAGAAGGTCACCGCTTACCACGAGGGCGGACACACGCTTTCCGCGTGGGCACTCAAGGATATTGAGCGCGTGTACAAGGTCACCATCCTGGCCCGCGGCCGCACCGGCGGCCACGCCATGACCTCCCAGGAAGACGACAAGGGCATGTACACCCGTGACGAGCTCTTCTCTCGTTTGGTCTTTGCCATGGGTGGCCGCGCGGCCGAGGAACTGGTCTTCGGTGCGCCGACCACCGGTGCGTCTTCCGATATTGAAAACGCCACCAAGATCGCTCGTTCCATGCTCACCGAGTACGGCTTCTCCCCGGACCTGGGCACCGTCAAGTACGGCAAGGAGCAGGGCGATCCCTTCAGCCAGATGGGTGGTGGCGGCTCCATCGATTACTCCGATGAGGTTGCTTCCAAGATTGATGAGCAGATGCGCTACCTGCTCGAGCGCGCGCACGAGCAGGCCTATGACATCCTGCGCAACAACCGTTACTACCTGGATAAGCTGGCCGAGGCCCTGCTGGAGAAGGAAACCCTGCGTCGCCCCGACCTGGAGCGCATCTTCGACGGTATCGAGCCGCGCGAGGCCTTCGACGTCTTCCCAGGTGAAGACGATCGCTTCCCGCGCCAGATTGGCTACGCCCCAGTGAAGACCCCGGTCGAGCTGGCGAAGGAGCGCGGCGAGGAGCTTCCTAAGCGGATGACGCTTCTCGATGCCTCCCGGGCCGCCCGTGAGCGCCGCCTCGCCGGCGAAGAGCCGAAGGGTGAGGTGGGCTTCAACTTTGGTCAGCACGCCGGCGATTACGTCGACCCGGACACCGCCCGCGAGTTGGGCCGCGGCACCGCTAAGGAATCCGCGGAGTCCAAGCCGGCCCAGCCGGCCCAGCAGTCCCGCGACGCCCAGTCCGCCCCGGCTTCCGAGTCATCCGCCCGTCCGGCCGCACGCCCCGCTACCGGTGGTGGAAAGCACCACAAGCCGGATGCCGGCGCGAATGCCGATGCCGAGACCAGCCAGTGGTTTACCCCTGGCTGGGATGAGAAGGATCGCCGCAAGAACCCCTATGCGCGCGAGGACGACAAGCAAGAAGATAACTAA
- the hpt gene encoding hypoxanthine phosphoribosyltransferase: protein MHDKKDFAVPANRYGDDVEAILIGEEELQSRVQELADMVSEKYADSEQDLLLVCVLKGAAFFLTDFARKLSIPSELEFMAVSSYGASTSSSGVVRILKDLDRDIAGRNVLIVEDIIDSGLTLSWLIRNLEGRNPASLNVVTLLRKPEVVKADIDLLDVGFDIPNEFVIGYGLDYAERYRDLPYVGTLHPDVYTTN from the coding sequence GTGCACGACAAGAAAGACTTCGCCGTTCCCGCAAACCGCTACGGTGACGATGTAGAAGCAATCCTCATTGGAGAAGAGGAACTGCAAAGCCGCGTCCAAGAACTCGCGGATATGGTCTCAGAAAAGTATGCCGACTCTGAGCAAGACCTCCTGTTGGTCTGCGTGCTCAAGGGCGCCGCATTCTTCCTTACGGACTTTGCACGCAAGCTATCGATCCCTTCCGAGCTGGAGTTTATGGCCGTATCCTCCTACGGCGCCTCCACCTCCTCTTCTGGCGTGGTGCGCATTTTGAAGGATCTGGACCGCGATATTGCCGGGCGCAACGTGCTCATCGTGGAAGACATCATCGATTCCGGCCTCACCCTGTCGTGGCTCATCCGCAACCTGGAAGGCCGCAACCCTGCCTCGCTGAATGTGGTCACCCTGCTGCGCAAGCCGGAGGTAGTCAAGGCCGATATTGACCTGCTGGATGTCGGATTTGATATCCCGAATGAATTCGTCATCGGCTACGGCTTGGACTATGCGGAGCGCTACCGCGATCTGCCTTACGTGGGCACCCTCCACCCTGATGTCTATACCACCAACTAA
- the tilS gene encoding tRNA lysidine(34) synthetase TilS: MSSNKPFWPRVSPHFLACRRGVRTAGLDHAVAVGLSGGADSLALMAALVAEGHEVLALCVDHGLQDGSRAQAERAAEQARKLGARARVLGVAAGVSAAAGAESMEAAARAARYRALAAACADEGLEVAVAHTADDQAETLLLGALRGRVTGMSERSEVEGARVVRPLLNVRRADTEGACAELGFSAWQDPQNEDTNFRRVALRREVIPQLSRIIGGDAVPALAQAAGDAALDDAALRTPPTTDCAELAAMAEPRRRRAIAAWLVSEGVEVTRRGVGDVGKLCTHWHGQGPVAVRSARQVGQRLEVARIGGKLALLSGH, encoded by the coding sequence ATGAGTTCTAATAAGCCCTTCTGGCCGCGAGTTTCGCCGCACTTTCTGGCGTGTCGGCGCGGCGTGCGCACCGCTGGCCTTGACCACGCAGTGGCGGTGGGGCTTTCCGGGGGCGCGGATTCGCTGGCCCTCATGGCGGCGCTCGTGGCGGAGGGGCACGAGGTGCTCGCGCTGTGCGTAGACCACGGGCTGCAGGACGGATCGCGGGCGCAGGCCGAGCGCGCGGCCGAACAGGCGCGAAAGCTAGGCGCGCGGGCGCGGGTGCTCGGCGTTGCGGCCGGTGTGAGCGCTGCCGCAGGGGCAGAGTCGATGGAGGCGGCCGCGCGGGCGGCGCGGTATCGAGCACTGGCCGCCGCGTGCGCGGACGAAGGATTAGAGGTTGCCGTGGCGCATACGGCCGATGACCAAGCGGAAACGCTGCTGCTCGGCGCGCTGCGCGGGCGGGTGACCGGCATGAGTGAACGCAGCGAGGTGGAAGGCGCCCGCGTGGTGCGGCCGCTGCTGAACGTGCGCCGCGCCGATACCGAAGGCGCTTGCGCGGAGCTGGGCTTTTCGGCGTGGCAGGATCCGCAGAACGAGGACACGAATTTCCGCCGCGTGGCGCTGCGCCGCGAGGTCATTCCGCAGTTGAGCCGCATTATCGGCGGGGACGCGGTGCCAGCGCTGGCGCAAGCAGCAGGCGACGCCGCGCTTGACGACGCCGCCCTGCGCACCCCACCCACCACCGACTGCGCCGAGCTGGCGGCGATGGCGGAACCGCGGCGCCGGCGGGCGATCGCGGCGTGGCTGGTCAGCGAGGGGGTAGAGGTAACAAGGAGGGGAGTGGGGGACGTCGGCAAGCTGTGCACCCACTGGCACGGGCAAGGCCCGGTGGCCGTGCGATCGGCGCGGCAGGTGGGGCAGAGGTTGGAAGTAGCCCGTATAGGTGGCAAACTGGCACTATTGTCTGGTCATTAA
- the dacB gene encoding D-alanyl-D-alanine carboxypeptidase/D-alanyl-D-alanine endopeptidase has translation MKAKHVWWSATALVVAAAVGGTAALGVTLQREYGDLSHGEAQAVEAPEEPLSAAQPGEADLDALSAKLDELAKNKDLATFGGEVIDTETGDVVWQRDADKRLTPASSTKVLTTAAATLALDENEKITTKVYRGANERNVVIKAAGDVWMTHEQLDDLAEQISENVEQVDGVYIDTSVWSGEAQAPGWDPENVDGGFVAPMEPAMLYGGRLGATTGDVPRSHEPALDVAKQLGDRLGAGKVGMGSVAENAQEVASVDSPPLADRAREMVRHSDNVMAEAIARELAMSRGKEASFEGDTQATLEVLREQGFDVEGVDIKDNSGLSVDNRLTAGLLSQLINGAVKDPRLRPLVSYLPVAGGDGTLYERYGDSAAKGYVRAKTGTLTGVSALAGTVQGNSGRVYAFAFLVNDGDILAARKAQDALASALHEF, from the coding sequence ATGAAAGCAAAGCATGTTTGGTGGTCAGCGACCGCGCTCGTGGTAGCGGCAGCGGTCGGAGGTACGGCTGCGCTGGGCGTTACCCTCCAGCGCGAATATGGCGATCTCTCGCACGGGGAGGCGCAGGCGGTCGAGGCTCCTGAGGAGCCGTTGAGCGCAGCACAGCCGGGCGAGGCAGATCTGGATGCGCTGAGCGCGAAGCTGGATGAGCTCGCTAAGAATAAAGACCTTGCCACTTTTGGCGGCGAGGTGATCGATACTGAAACCGGTGACGTGGTGTGGCAGCGCGACGCGGATAAGCGGCTGACCCCGGCCTCGTCCACGAAGGTGCTCACTACCGCGGCGGCGACGTTGGCGCTGGATGAGAACGAGAAAATCACCACTAAGGTCTACCGCGGTGCGAATGAGAGGAACGTGGTTATTAAGGCCGCGGGCGATGTGTGGATGACGCATGAGCAGCTCGATGATTTGGCCGAGCAGATTTCGGAAAACGTCGAGCAGGTCGATGGCGTCTACATCGATACCTCCGTATGGTCCGGCGAGGCGCAGGCCCCGGGCTGGGATCCGGAAAACGTGGACGGCGGCTTCGTCGCGCCAATGGAACCGGCCATGCTCTACGGTGGTCGCCTGGGCGCGACGACGGGGGATGTGCCGAGGAGTCATGAGCCGGCTTTGGATGTGGCTAAGCAGCTAGGCGATCGCCTCGGCGCGGGCAAGGTAGGCATGGGCTCTGTGGCAGAGAATGCGCAGGAGGTGGCGAGCGTGGATTCGCCGCCGCTAGCGGACCGCGCCCGAGAAATGGTGCGCCATTCCGATAATGTCATGGCCGAGGCCATTGCGCGTGAGCTGGCGATGTCCCGTGGCAAGGAAGCCAGCTTTGAAGGCGATACGCAGGCCACGCTCGAGGTACTGCGGGAGCAGGGATTCGACGTCGAGGGCGTCGACATTAAGGACAATTCCGGGCTCTCGGTGGACAATCGGCTCACGGCCGGGCTGTTGTCGCAGCTCATTAATGGCGCGGTCAAGGATCCGCGCCTGCGCCCGCTGGTGTCCTACCTGCCGGTGGCCGGCGGCGATGGCACGCTGTACGAGCGTTATGGCGATTCCGCGGCCAAGGGCTATGTGCGCGCCAAGACGGGCACGCTGACTGGGGTCTCGGCCCTAGCCGGCACCGTGCAGGGCAATTCCGGGCGCGTATATGCCTTTGCCTTCCTTGTAAATGACGGCGATATCTTGGCCGCCCGCAAGGCTCAAGACGCGTTGGCTTCCGCATTGCATGAGTTCTAA
- a CDS encoding inorganic diphosphatase, with protein MSVEVTIEIPKGSRNKYEVDHESGKVYLDRYLFTPMAYPADYGFIDHTLGEDGDPLDALVILPEPVFPGVVVEARIVGVFKMTDEAGGDDKLLAVIDDPRWERYQDINDVEQHIKDEIEHFFVHYKDLEPNKEVTGSGWGDKAEAEKILDEAKARFK; from the coding sequence GTGAGCGTTGAAGTAACCATTGAAATCCCGAAGGGCTCCCGCAACAAGTACGAGGTTGACCACGAATCCGGCAAGGTCTACCTCGACCGTTACCTGTTCACCCCGATGGCTTACCCGGCTGACTATGGCTTCATCGACCACACCCTGGGCGAGGACGGCGACCCGCTCGACGCCCTGGTCATCCTGCCGGAGCCAGTCTTCCCGGGCGTAGTCGTTGAGGCCCGCATCGTCGGCGTCTTCAAGATGACCGACGAGGCCGGCGGCGACGATAAGCTGCTCGCCGTCATCGACGACCCACGCTGGGAGCGCTACCAGGACATCAACGATGTGGAGCAGCACATCAAGGACGAAATCGAGCACTTCTTCGTCCACTACAAGGACCTGGAGCCGAACAAGGAAGTCACCGGCTCCGGCTGGGGCGACAAGGCCGAGGCAGAGAAGATCCTCGACGAGGCAAAGGCTCGCTTCAAGTAA